One region of Thunnus albacares chromosome 8, fThuAlb1.1, whole genome shotgun sequence genomic DNA includes:
- the LOC122987908 gene encoding glycogen synthase kinase binding protein gives MPCRKENYIFLEQSVTVDSKEVDALVTKIGEALQLHNNSGGHQKTVSVSMSCLHGLTGSSAGGVKPAALISGNAGAPGAQKRRGCCMRLRGHRGSSRASPYRIPGSSDQEWDQIKPWNKNRMNVEDDDPHRLLQELILSGNLIKEAVRRLQFSAADCGDFPQAAADNVPC, from the coding sequence ATGCCGTGTCGGAAGGAGAACTACATCTTTCTGGAGCAGTCCGTCACCGTCGACTCCAAAGAGGTGGACGCGCTGGTGACGAAGATCGGCGAAGCGCTGCAGCTCCACAACAACAGCGGCGGACACCAGAAGACGGTGTCCGTGTCTATGTCCTGCCTGCACGGGCTCACCGGCAGCAGCGCCGGCGGAGTCAAACCGGCGGCTCTCATCAGCGGCAACGCTGGAGCTCCTGGAGCGCAGAAACGCCGCGGCTGCTGCATGCGGCTCCGGGGACACCGGGGGAGCAGCCGGGCAAGCCCGTATCGCATCCCCGGATCTAGCGACCAGGAGTGGGACCAAATTAAACCGTGGAACAAAAATAGGATGAACGTGGAGGATGACGACCCGCACCGGTTGCTCCAGGAGTTAATTTTATCGGGGAACCTGATCAAAGAGGCCGTGAGGAGGCTGCAGTTCTCCGCTGCGGACTGTGGAGATTTCCCGCAGGCGGCGGCGGACAATGTGCCGTGCTGA